In the Flavobacterium pallidum genome, one interval contains:
- a CDS encoding succinate dehydrogenase cytochrome b subunit, which translates to MAQNALLKSSIARKVAMALSGLFLISFLALHVSLNMVSVFSEDAFNAASHFMGYNPIIQYVMQPVLAAGVIFHFIMGIVLEIQNRNARPVKYARNNGAANSSWPSRNMIITGLVVLAFMGLHFYDFWFPELNFKYVAGEMPDATRYYGELVEKFHDPVRTGIYCVSFLLLALHLWHGFASSFQSIGFNNKYSRSLSKFAYGFAVIVPLGFIFIALFHHFNH; encoded by the coding sequence ATGGCACAAAATGCACTATTAAAGTCCTCCATTGCGAGAAAAGTAGCGATGGCACTTTCGGGACTGTTCCTCATTTCATTTTTAGCGCTGCACGTTTCTTTAAACATGGTTTCCGTATTCAGCGAAGACGCTTTTAATGCCGCATCGCATTTTATGGGCTATAACCCGATCATCCAATACGTGATGCAGCCTGTTTTGGCAGCCGGTGTGATTTTTCACTTTATTATGGGAATTGTCCTCGAAATCCAGAACCGCAATGCGCGTCCGGTGAAATATGCCAGGAATAACGGTGCTGCAAATTCGTCATGGCCTTCGCGTAATATGATCATTACCGGATTGGTGGTGTTGGCATTTATGGGATTGCATTTTTACGATTTCTGGTTCCCGGAACTGAATTTCAAATATGTCGCTGGCGAGATGCCGGATGCCACAAGATATTACGGCGAATTGGTGGAGAAATTCCATGATCCGGTACGCACGGGGATTTATTGCGTTTCGTTCCTGCTGTTGGCACTGCACTTATGGCACGGCTTCGCATCGTCATTCCAGTCCATCGGTTTCAACAATAAATATTCAAGGTCACTGAGCAAATTCGCTTATGGTTTTGCCGTAATCGTACCACTTGGTTTTATTTTCATCGCATTGTTTCACCACTTCAATCATTAA
- a CDS encoding succinate dehydrogenase/fumarate reductase iron-sulfur subunit produces the protein MKLTLKIWRQKNAKDTGKMVDYPIDGIEPDMSFLEMLDVLNEQLINKGEDPVSFDHDCREGICGMCSLFINGEAHGPDRAVTTCQLHMRMFKDGDTIYIEPFRAKAFPVIKDLVVDRSSFDRIQHAGGFISVNTSGNTIDANTIPIPKHDADRAFDAATCIGCGACVASCKNSSAMLFVSAKVSQFALLPQGKVEAADRVLNMVRQMDSEGFGNCTNTGACEVECPKGISLENIARMNREYLSASLKG, from the coding sequence ATGAAATTAACACTCAAAATATGGCGTCAAAAGAACGCTAAAGACACTGGAAAAATGGTCGATTATCCAATCGATGGCATCGAACCGGACATGTCATTCCTTGAAATGCTTGACGTATTAAACGAACAGCTAATCAACAAAGGCGAAGATCCGGTTTCATTTGACCACGATTGCCGCGAAGGCATCTGCGGCATGTGTTCGCTTTTCATCAATGGAGAAGCCCACGGTCCGGATCGTGCTGTAACAACCTGCCAATTGCATATGCGTATGTTCAAGGATGGCGATACGATTTATATCGAGCCATTCCGCGCGAAAGCATTCCCTGTAATCAAGGATTTGGTGGTAGACAGGAGTTCGTTTGACCGCATCCAGCATGCGGGCGGGTTTATCTCTGTAAACACTTCCGGAAACACAATTGATGCCAATACGATTCCAATTCCTAAACACGATGCAGACCGTGCATTTGATGCCGCTACGTGTATCGGTTGTGGTGCTTGTGTAGCTTCTTGTAAAAATTCTTCTGCAATGCTGTTTGTTTCTGCGAAAGTGTCTCAATTCGCTCTTTTACCCCAAGGAAAAGTCGAAGCCGCAGACCGTGTTTTGAACATGGTACGCCAAATGGATTCAGAAGGTTTTGGAAACTGTACCAATACCGGCGCCTGTGAAGTGGAATGCCCGAAAGGAATTTCTCTGGAGAATATCGCGAGGATGAACCGTGAGTATTTATCGGCGAGTTTAAAAGGATAG
- a CDS encoding hydroxymethylglutaryl-CoA synthase family protein, which translates to MTIGIDAMAFDVAKIHLPIKTLADVRGIEAGKLEKGLGLLKMTLPDAHQDTVVFGANALTKLFSQNHIEPKNIARIYVGTESSIDSSKPIASFLISLMEQQFGDNSFGHCDAVDFTFACIGGVDALQNCLDFIRLNPDKTAIVVCSDIAKYDLNSTGEYTQGAGAVAMLVSANPKIIAFTNETGIDIKGVFDFFKPYRTIPKSEITDNDSWFGNLEAEIEIHKDQPVFDGQYSNQCYTDRTRSAYGRFKDLKGTTENLLNSWHSIIMHLPYAFQGRRMLPEIYALETGQTDIPDLKAIAKSAEYVDFVTQKLQPAEKASSLIGNLYTGSIFMGLLSTLCHFYETDGKISGTTFGFMAYGSGSKAKVFEGTIQPEWKTSISKVRLFETFGQSHEIDFKTYEKLHKKAQKQSILSPKSEWVLDHIEKENPNLLGARYYKWIP; encoded by the coding sequence ATGACTATCGGAATTGACGCGATGGCGTTTGATGTTGCCAAAATCCACCTGCCCATAAAAACATTGGCCGACGTGCGCGGCATTGAAGCCGGAAAACTTGAAAAAGGGCTGGGTTTGTTGAAGATGACTTTGCCCGACGCGCATCAGGATACTGTTGTTTTCGGGGCGAATGCACTGACGAAACTATTTTCCCAAAATCATATTGAACCAAAAAATATTGCCCGTATTTATGTAGGCACCGAAAGTAGCATCGACAGTTCCAAACCGATAGCGTCGTTTTTGATTTCATTGATGGAGCAGCAATTCGGAGACAACAGTTTCGGCCATTGCGATGCGGTCGATTTTACATTCGCCTGTATCGGCGGGGTGGATGCGCTTCAGAATTGCCTTGACTTCATCCGATTAAATCCCGATAAGACAGCTATTGTCGTGTGTTCGGATATTGCCAAATATGACCTGAATTCCACAGGAGAATATACCCAGGGCGCCGGTGCCGTTGCGATGCTCGTTTCGGCAAACCCTAAAATCATCGCTTTCACAAACGAAACCGGCATTGACATCAAAGGCGTTTTTGATTTTTTCAAACCATACCGGACGATTCCCAAATCTGAAATTACTGATAATGATTCGTGGTTCGGCAACCTCGAAGCCGAAATTGAAATCCACAAAGACCAGCCGGTTTTCGACGGGCAGTATTCAAACCAATGTTACACGGACAGAACGCGTTCGGCGTATGGCAGGTTTAAGGATTTGAAAGGAACGACCGAAAATCTACTGAATTCCTGGCACAGCATCATCATGCATTTGCCTTATGCATTCCAGGGAAGGCGGATGCTGCCTGAAATTTATGCGTTGGAAACGGGGCAGACGGATATTCCGGATTTAAAAGCCATCGCAAAATCTGCGGAATATGTTGATTTCGTTACCCAAAAATTACAACCTGCTGAAAAAGCCTCGTCATTAATCGGAAACCTGTACACCGGTTCCATCTTTATGGGATTGCTTTCGACGCTTTGCCATTTTTATGAAACCGATGGCAAAATTTCAGGGACGACTTTTGGTTTTATGGCCTATGGAAGCGGGTCGAAGGCGAAGGTTTTTGAAGGCACAATACAACCGGAATGGAAAACTTCCATTTCAAAGGTCCGGCTTTTTGAAACATTTGGTCAAAGCCATGAAATTGATTTCAAGACTTATGAAAAACTGCATAAGAAAGCGCAAAAACAAAGTATCCTTTCGCCAAAAAGCGAATGGGTTTTAGATCATATCGAAAAGGAAAACCCGAACCTTCTCGGCGCACGTTATTATAAGTGGATTCCGTAA
- a CDS encoding aminopeptidase P family protein: MKYHQIDRNLFIKNRAKFTAQMKPNSVAVFNSNDIYPVSADSTLPFAQHRDIFYLSGVDQEESILLLFPDAPFAHQKEILFLKETSEHIAIWEGEKLTKERAFEVSGIKTVYWLQDFEKILFEIMTYADTMYINTNEHYRQSVETETREARFVKWWKDKYPAHAVAKSNPILQRIRSVKESEEIDLMQTACNITEKGFRRLLSFVKPNVTEYEIEAELIHEFVRNRSKGFAYTPIIASGNNANVLHYIENNQQCKAGDLILLDVAAEYANYSSDLSRTIPVSGKYTERQKAVYNAVLRVKNEATKMLVPGTLWKQYHVEVGKLMTSELLGLKLIDKADVQNENPEWPAYKKYFMHGTSHHLGLDTHDYGLLHEPMKANMVFTVEPGIYIPEEGFGIRLEDNVVVQEKGAPFNLMRNIPLEADEIESLMNS; this comes from the coding sequence ATGAAATACCATCAAATCGACCGCAATCTTTTTATAAAGAACCGTGCCAAGTTTACGGCACAGATGAAGCCAAACAGCGTGGCCGTCTTCAATTCAAATGACATTTATCCGGTGTCCGCCGATTCAACTTTGCCATTCGCACAGCACCGCGACATTTTTTACCTTTCGGGTGTGGACCAGGAAGAAAGTATTTTGCTGCTTTTTCCCGATGCGCCTTTTGCTCACCAGAAAGAAATACTGTTCCTGAAAGAAACCAGCGAGCACATCGCCATCTGGGAAGGCGAAAAGCTGACAAAAGAGCGTGCTTTCGAAGTTTCTGGAATCAAAACGGTGTACTGGCTGCAGGATTTCGAAAAGATATTGTTTGAAATCATGACCTATGCCGATACGATGTACATCAATACCAACGAGCATTACCGCCAGTCTGTGGAAACAGAAACCCGTGAAGCACGTTTCGTAAAATGGTGGAAGGACAAATATCCGGCGCATGCCGTGGCGAAAAGCAATCCGATCCTGCAAAGAATCCGCTCGGTAAAGGAAAGCGAGGAAATCGATCTGATGCAAACGGCCTGTAATATCACCGAAAAAGGCTTCCGCAGATTATTGTCATTCGTAAAGCCAAATGTTACGGAATATGAAATCGAAGCCGAACTGATCCACGAATTCGTCCGCAACCGTTCCAAAGGTTTTGCGTATACGCCGATCATCGCTTCGGGGAACAATGCGAATGTGCTGCATTACATTGAAAACAACCAGCAGTGTAAGGCAGGCGACCTGATTCTGTTGGATGTGGCAGCGGAATATGCGAATTATTCGAGCGATTTGTCGCGTACAATCCCTGTTTCAGGAAAATACACCGAAAGGCAAAAAGCGGTTTATAATGCCGTTTTACGCGTAAAAAACGAAGCTACAAAAATGTTAGTTCCGGGAACGTTGTGGAAGCAATACCATGTTGAGGTGGGCAAACTGATGACATCAGAATTACTCGGTTTGAAACTCATCGATAAAGCCGATGTGCAAAATGAAAATCCGGAATGGCCGGCGTACAAGAAATATTTCATGCACGGGACTTCACATCATTTGGGGCTTGATACCCACGATTACGGCCTGTTGCACGAGCCGATGAAAGCCAATATGGTCTTTACCGTTGAGCCCGGCATTTACATCCCTGAGGAAGGTTTTGGGATACGTTTGGAAGACAATGTAGTGGTCCAGGAAAAAGGAGCACCGTTCAACCTGATGCGCAATATTCCTCTTGAGGCAGATGAGATTGAGTCGCTGATGAATAGTTAG
- a CDS encoding fumarate reductase/succinate dehydrogenase flavoprotein subunit gives MALDSKIPEGPISDKWTHYKDHINLVNPANKRNLDIIVVGTGLAGGSAAATLAELGYNVKAFCFQDSPRRAHSIAAQGGINAAKNYQGDGDSTFRLFYDTVKGGDYRAREANVHRLAEVSANIIDQCVAQGVPLAREYGGLLDNRSFGGTLVSRTFYAKGQTGQQLLLGAYSAMNRQIGRGKIKMYNRHEMLELVVVNGKARGIIARNLITGEIERHSAHAVVIGSGGYGNVFFLSTNAMGSNATAAWKIHKKGAFFANPCYTQIHPTCIPVSGDHQSKLTLMSESLRNDGRIWVPKSLEDAKAIREGKKKPTDLSEDQRDYYLERRYPAFGNLVPRDIASRAAKERCDAGFGVNKTGEAVYLDFASAIERYGRDQAKIKHLDENDAALVKKLGTEVVESKYGNLFQMYEKIVDENPYVTPMMIYPAVHYTMGGTWVDYNLMTTIPGCFSIGESNFSDHGANRLGASALMQGLADGYFVLPYTIGDYLAPDIKLGKIPTNTPEFDEAEKAVKDQLEKFINNNGKHSVDHFHKKLGKIMWDKVGMARNAKGLTEAISEIAELRDEFYRDVKVPGTLDSFNQELEKAMRVADFLELGELFAKDALHRNESCGGHFREEYQTPDGEAQRDDENFAYVAAWEYKGKPSDAVLHKEPLVFDNVKLVQRSYK, from the coding sequence ATGGCATTAGATTCAAAAATACCTGAAGGTCCTATTTCAGACAAATGGACACATTATAAAGACCATATCAACTTAGTGAACCCGGCCAACAAACGCAATCTTGACATTATTGTCGTCGGTACCGGATTGGCAGGAGGTTCAGCAGCTGCGACGCTGGCGGAACTGGGTTATAACGTAAAAGCATTCTGTTTCCAGGATTCGCCAAGGCGTGCACACTCGATTGCGGCACAGGGCGGGATCAACGCTGCAAAGAATTACCAGGGCGATGGAGATTCCACTTTTCGTCTTTTCTACGATACTGTAAAAGGAGGCGATTACCGTGCGCGTGAAGCGAACGTACACCGTTTGGCTGAGGTCTCTGCAAATATCATTGACCAATGTGTGGCACAGGGCGTTCCTTTGGCCCGTGAGTATGGCGGATTATTGGACAACCGTTCTTTTGGCGGAACTTTGGTTTCACGTACTTTTTACGCAAAGGGACAAACCGGACAGCAGTTGTTGCTTGGTGCTTATTCCGCAATGAACCGCCAGATCGGTCGTGGAAAAATCAAGATGTACAATCGCCATGAAATGCTCGAGCTTGTTGTCGTAAATGGCAAAGCAAGAGGTATTATCGCACGTAATTTAATTACAGGGGAAATCGAAAGACATTCGGCGCATGCTGTCGTAATTGGATCAGGGGGATACGGAAACGTGTTTTTTCTTTCTACTAATGCGATGGGAAGTAATGCTACTGCGGCTTGGAAGATCCATAAAAAAGGGGCGTTTTTCGCCAATCCATGTTATACACAAATTCACCCGACCTGTATTCCTGTTTCAGGTGATCATCAGTCAAAACTGACTCTGATGTCTGAATCCCTAAGGAATGACGGAAGGATCTGGGTGCCAAAATCATTGGAAGATGCCAAAGCGATCCGGGAAGGCAAAAAGAAACCAACAGATTTATCTGAAGACCAAAGAGATTATTACTTAGAAAGAAGATATCCGGCTTTCGGAAACCTGGTGCCACGTGATATTGCTTCACGTGCCGCTAAAGAGCGTTGTGATGCCGGTTTCGGTGTAAATAAGACAGGTGAAGCGGTTTATCTTGACTTCGCTTCAGCTATTGAAAGATACGGAAGGGATCAGGCGAAAATCAAGCATCTGGATGAAAATGATGCCGCTTTGGTAAAGAAATTAGGAACTGAAGTTGTAGAAAGCAAATACGGGAACCTGTTCCAGATGTATGAGAAAATCGTTGACGAAAATCCATACGTAACGCCAATGATGATCTACCCTGCGGTACACTATACTATGGGGGGTACCTGGGTTGATTATAACCTGATGACTACGATTCCTGGTTGTTTCTCGATCGGTGAATCCAACTTCTCTGACCACGGTGCCAACCGCCTTGGTGCTTCGGCGTTGATGCAGGGATTGGCCGACGGTTATTTCGTATTGCCATATACTATTGGTGATTATTTAGCTCCGGATATTAAATTGGGCAAAATCCCAACCAATACTCCGGAATTTGACGAAGCGGAAAAAGCGGTTAAAGACCAATTGGAGAAATTCATCAACAATAACGGAAAACATTCTGTAGACCATTTCCATAAGAAATTAGGGAAAATCATGTGGGATAAAGTTGGTATGGCGCGTAATGCCAAAGGCCTGACGGAAGCCATTTCCGAAATTGCTGAGCTGCGTGATGAATTCTACCGTGACGTAAAAGTTCCGGGAACACTTGACAGTTTCAACCAGGAATTGGAAAAAGCGATGCGCGTGGCCGATTTCCTTGAATTGGGAGAATTGTTTGCCAAAGACGCTTTACACCGAAATGAAAGCTGCGGCGGCCATTTCCGTGAAGAGTACCAAACCCCGGATGGCGAGGCACAACGGGACGATGAGAATTTCGCGTATGTTGCAGCATGGGAATATAAAGGAAAACCGAGTGATGCCGTTCTTCACAAAGAGCCGCTCGTATTTGATAATGTTAAGCTGGTACAACGCAGTTATAAATAA
- a CDS encoding Crp/Fnr family transcriptional regulator: MEKNEISDFFLNALLQFSDGASAEMLYSATTAFSKIHLKKNESLVKEGGICPYFCFIESGILQHAIEISGNEVTTYLALRHSFTSSLNSFLFQKPSRKSIKAISDCTLYVADLKTFKNLIENNPAFHQYYYNLIEKQICLIDDYRIDLLTMTPEERYTKLLQTEPKLLQEVPLHYLSSFLGISDRHMSRIRRNIK; this comes from the coding sequence ATGGAAAAAAATGAAATTTCGGATTTTTTTTTAAATGCGCTGCTGCAATTTTCGGATGGCGCTTCCGCAGAAATGCTTTATTCCGCCACGACTGCCTTCTCGAAAATCCACCTCAAAAAAAATGAATCCCTCGTAAAAGAAGGCGGCATCTGCCCGTATTTCTGTTTTATCGAAAGTGGGATTTTACAGCACGCCATTGAAATTTCCGGCAATGAAGTGACGACTTATCTTGCGTTACGACATTCCTTTACAAGTTCACTAAACAGTTTTCTTTTTCAAAAACCGTCCCGAAAAAGCATCAAAGCGATTTCAGATTGTACTTTATATGTCGCCGATTTAAAAACATTCAAGAACCTCATCGAAAATAATCCCGCGTTCCATCAATACTATTACAACCTGATCGAAAAACAAATCTGCCTCATTGACGATTACCGCATTGATTTATTAACGATGACACCCGAAGAACGCTACACCAAACTCCTGCAAACAGAACCGAAATTACTTCAGGAAGTACCACTGCATTACCTTTCTTCGTTTCTCGGCATTTCGGACAGGCACATGAGCCGTATCCGCAGAAACATAAAATAA
- a CDS encoding ChaN family lipoprotein: protein MKQIIFLCCVLWQIVAISQEKPAYRIFDKNGKETTYAKLLKAASKTEVVLFGEFHDNAISHWLELVLAKDLAEKKKLVLGAEMFEADNQKQLDQYLKNDAEDAKMDSTARLWPNYKTDYKPLVDFAKEKNFAFIATNIPRRFASLVYKKGFEALESLSVEEKTWMAPLPIPYDPNLPGYIKMIQDMGGHGGDNLPKAQAVKDAAMAYFILKNKADDSVFLHYNGSYHSDHFEGIYWYLKKSNPDLKIITISTVTQVDISKLEKENGSKADFILVIDEDVTKTY, encoded by the coding sequence ATGAAACAAATCATATTTTTATGCTGTGTGCTGTGGCAAATCGTAGCCATTTCGCAGGAAAAGCCGGCATACCGCATTTTCGATAAAAACGGGAAAGAAACCACTTATGCCAAATTGCTGAAAGCGGCTTCCAAAACGGAAGTGGTTTTGTTTGGCGAATTCCATGACAACGCGATTTCACACTGGCTGGAACTGGTACTGGCGAAGGATCTGGCCGAAAAAAAGAAACTGGTTTTAGGTGCGGAAATGTTTGAGGCCGATAACCAGAAACAATTGGATCAATATTTAAAAAATGATGCTGAAGATGCCAAAATGGACAGCACGGCGCGGCTTTGGCCCAATTACAAAACCGATTACAAGCCGTTGGTGGATTTTGCAAAAGAGAAAAACTTTGCATTCATCGCAACGAATATTCCGCGGCGGTTTGCGAGTCTGGTTTATAAAAAAGGGTTTGAGGCTTTGGAATCCTTATCCGTTGAAGAAAAAACATGGATGGCACCGTTGCCCATCCCTTATGACCCGAATTTACCCGGTTATATAAAAATGATCCAGGATATGGGCGGGCATGGCGGCGACAATCTTCCGAAGGCACAGGCGGTAAAAGATGCGGCGATGGCGTATTTCATCTTAAAAAACAAAGCGGACGATTCGGTTTTCCTGCATTATAATGGTTCATATCACAGTGACCATTTCGAAGGCATTTACTGGTATTTGAAAAAAAGCAATCCTGATTTGAAAATCATCACCATTTCTACTGTAACGCAAGTGGATATTTCGAAGCTGGAAAAGGAAAATGGGTCCAAAGCCGACTTCATTCTGGTCATCGATGAAGACGTTACAAAAACCTATTGA